A section of the Cydia amplana chromosome 15, ilCydAmpl1.1, whole genome shotgun sequence genome encodes:
- the LOC134654420 gene encoding protein mab-21: MLVPPEMMAAQSKLVYQMNKYYNERVASRKAQIAKTIHEVCRIVQDVLKEVELQEPRFISSLTDYNGRFDGLEVVSPHEFEIVIYLNQMGVLNFVDDGSLPGCAVLKLSDGRKRSMSLWVEFITASGYLSARKIRSRFQTLVAQACDKCSYRDCVKMIAETTEVKLRIRERYVVQITPAFKCAGLWPRSAAHWPLPAIPWPHPNIVAEVKTEGFDLLSKECLALQGKNSAMEGDAWVLSFLEAENRLLQGGCRRKCLSTLKTIRDRHLDLPGNPVTCYHMKTLLLYECEKHPREHEWDEAAIGDRINGIFLQLISSLQCRRCPHYFLPHVDLFKGKSPTALENAAKQVWRLTREMLTNSRAFDKL, encoded by the coding sequence ATGCTCGTGCCGCCGGAGATGATGGCCGCGCAATCCAAGCTCGTCTACCAGATGAACAAGTACTACAACGAGCGCGTCGCGAGCAGGAAGGCTCAGATCGCCAAAACTATTCATGAGGTCTGCAGGATTGTCCAGGATGTCCTCAAGGAGGTGGAGCTGCAAGAACCGCGCTTCATCTCCTCGCTCACCGACTATAATGGCCGCTTCGATGGTCTGGAAGTGGTTTCGCCGCACGAGTTCGAGATAGTAATATATTTGAATCAGATGGGAGTGTTAAACTTCGTGGACGACGGCTCTCTGCCCGGATGCGCCGTGCTCAAGCTGAGCGACGGCCGCAAGCGCTCCATGTCGCTCTGGGTGGAATTCATCACCGCCTCCGGATATCTTTCGGCGAGGAAAATCCGCTCGCGCTTCCAAACGCTGGTAGCGCAGGCGTGCGACAAATGCTCCTACCGGGACTGCGTCAAAATGATCGCAGAGACGACTGAAGTCAAGCTTCGAATTCGGGAACGCTATGTGGTTCAAATAACTCCGGCCTTCAAATGCGCTGGCTTGTGGCCGCGCTCCGCTGCGCACTGGCCGCTCCCGGCCATCCCTTGGCCGCACCCAAACATCGTGGCCGAAGTCAAAACGGAAGGATTCGATCTACTATCAAAGGAATGTCTCGCGCTGCAAGGAAAGAACTCGGCCATGGAAGGCGACGCGTGGGTCCTAAGTTTCTTGGAAGCGGAAAACCGTCTACTTCAAGGCGGTTGCCGGCGGAAGTGTCTAAGCACATTGAAGACCATTCGCGATCGGCACTTGGATCTCCCCGGGAACCCAGTGACTTGTTATCACATGAAGACTTTACTGCTGTACGAATGCGAGAAGCACCCTCGCGAACACGAGTGGGACGAGGCCGCGATCGGCGACCGTATAAACGGGATATTTTTGCAGCTGATTTCCTCGCTGCAGTGCCGGCGGTGCCCGCACTATTTCCTGCCTCACGTTGACCTTTTCAAAGGCAAGTCGCCGACGGCGCTCGAAAATGCTGCGAAGCAAGTGTGGCGCTTGACAAGAGAGATGCTCACCAACTCTCGAGCTTTCGATAAGCTCTGA